The Vagococcus penaei genome includes the window GTTGCTTTAATTTCGGCGGGATGATGGGCATAATCATCAACGACAATCATGTCATTCACTTGTTTCTCACTAAAGCGGCGTTTAACCCCATTAAACGTTTGTAACTCGTGAGAAACTTCTTTCATATTCAATCCTTCAAGATAAGCAATTGAAATGACACCTAATGCATTTAGTACATTGTGTAAACCATAAGCCGGTACAATAAAGTGACCAATATTTTTTTCGTTATGCAAAACATCAAAACGAGAACCTTCAGTTGTACGTTCAATATTAATTGCCTGAAAATCATCTTTATCAGTAACACCATAGTAATAAATAGGAACAGTGGTTTTTAATTTTCTGAGATTAACATCATCACCAAAAGCAACAATACCTTTTTTGACACCAGAACTAAATGTTTGAAAAGCGTCAAAAACATCATCGATTCCCTTATAGTAGTCAGGGTGATCGAAATCAATATTAGTAATAATGGCGTAATCTGGTTCATAAGATAAGAAGTGTCGACGGTATTCGCACGCTTCAAAAGCAAAGAATTGTGCCCCAGGTACACCGTGTCCCGTTCCATCGCCAATCAAATAACTTGTAGGCGCCACTCCAGATAATACATGCGCTAACATACCTGTCGTACTAGTTTTCCCATGTGATCCTGTAACAGCAATGCTTGTATAGTCATTAATAAATTGCCCTAAGAATTTATGGTAGCGAATAACAGGCATCCCTTTTTTAAGTGCTGCCTTAATTTCGACATGGCTGTCTGGAAAAGCATTTCCTGCGATAACGACAAGATCGCCATCAATATTTTTTTCAGAAAAAGGCATAATTGATACATTTTCTTTTTCTAGTTCATGTTGAGTAAAAAAATATTCCTCAACGTCAGAACCTTGTACATTGAAACCTTTTTGATGTAATAGTAGAGCTAAAGAGCTCATACCTGATCCTTTAATACCTACAAAATGGTAAGTATTATTTTTATGAATTTCCATAAAAATCCCCTTTTCTGTTTGACTAACAATTTATAACCATAAAAAGTTACGCAGTCAATATTATCTTACATTTTAATCTATTTTTCAATAAAAAAACTTACATTGATCATAAAAAACAATGCAAGTTTAATCGAAATAATGACCGGCAGACGATGTATTTTCATCAGCCATAATACCACTTAATGATTTATCTAAACGCTGATGTTTATTTTCATTCTTTGGTTCAGTCGCTGTTTCCAAATAATCTGGGTCAAATGCCATTCTAAGTTGATTTTCATCAGCAGTTTTACGAAGTTCTGACATTAATTCCTGCTTGTTTTCGACACTTTTTAGTTTTGTATCATAAGTATCATCAATCATAGATGCTGGAATATGTTTGGGTTTAAAAATTTTGCCTTCGTCGTCGCCTGGCAAATGATAACTCGATTGAAATTGTTGTCTTGAACGTCCACGGTTTTGATAACGTGCTTTACCAAGTCGATCTGTTTCTACTAATCGATTGGAAAAGTTCGACTGCTCAGACTTCAAACTATTGGATTTATTACCCGTTGTATAATTTTTTTGCGCAATTTTTTTATCAGGCAAAGTCAAATGTTTCTCATGAAAAGGTGTTTTCGCCTGAATATTTCGCGATGTTCTTGGTGAGCTATACACTTGTTTCTGACTTTCCATTCGGTCAGATCCAAAATAATCTGGCTCATCAGTCATCTCAACAGGGTCTATTTCTGACTCTTGACTAGATAAGTTAAATTTTGTTCTATGGACAAAACCATCATCTAAGAAATCTTGAAATAAATCACGTTCTTTTTTAGTTTTTAATTTTACACCTTCATCATCATCATATGCAGGAAAACGGAAGTGTTTTCTAGTTCTTGACTGTCTTTCCATCATTATCATTCCTTTTAATTAACTAGTGCTAGTTTATCACAAGTGTATCTAAAAAAAAAGTTTAGCCAGTCACCCAGCTAAACTTTTAGGTTAAACTATGGAATATTTGCCATAATACTGGAATATACACATCAAAAATAGGCGCTAAAATACAAAAAGCTATAACACTGAAAATTAATACACCTATTACTACGCTACTAATTTTACGAGATTTTCTTAATATCATAAATATTAGCAATATTAGCATACTAATAACCAAAATAACCGCAAGTTCTTTTGATGCCACATCAATTACTTGATTATTAGCTAATTTTTTGAAAATTTGAGAATAAAAAAACCACACTAATTCAATCACATAAAACCCTAATATCAAATACAAGATTGGACCATATTTTTTATTAGTATTTTTTTTAACCATTTTCTCTTCCTCCAATGTAATTATAAAACAAAGTATATCAAATAAACTATATAATGTTAATTAAATTTTGCAGTTTATTACAATGTACTTTGGTTAAAACTAATATAATTTTAATTTTTCACACAAGTAAGCGCTTAATATGTTATAATCCTTCTATGAATAAACTATAAGGTGCAAACTCCCCCTCCCCCTAAAAATTTGCGCCTTATGGTTTTACTTTTTTTAATCGACTTCAAAAGCGAATTATTCATCAAAATAATACTAATTAGTTTGTGATAATTCATAAATTTTGCTTTGTTCGTTTTTTTTATGTTATAGTTAAGATGTTAAATAAATATCGAGGAGGATTTTTTATGACTGATCGAGGTTTTACGGATAAGGTAAAAGGGAAAGCAAAAGAAGTCGCCGGTGATATCACAAATGATCGTGAGAAAAAAGCTGAAGGTTTGGCTGATCAAGCAGTAGGTAAGGCAAAGGAAATGTCATCCAATGCTAAAGATACTGCAGATGAATTAGTCGACAAAGCGAAGAAAAAACTAGATAAATAATAAGGCTATATCATTTAAAGGACTGATGAATCAAAAATTGATTCATCAGTCCTTTTTTAGTCTATTTAATTACCAAACCATTTTCTATCCGAAAAAATTTAAGTACCAAATAAAATCAAAGCCAAAATGGGAGCTATGCTAGTATTTTGCCATATTAGAAAATATTATTTATTAAAAATATATTTTTAATAAATAAGACAATTACCGCTTAGGACTAAGTCTTTTTAACACATAAAAGTAGGATAATCAAAGATTTTTAACCTTATAGACTTATCTCATTTTTCTAATTTGACAAAGAATACATGTATCATTGTTTTTTATTTTCAAATCTCTAAATTATCTCTAGCTTTATATCATTAATTTTTCGATTCTATCTTTTATTTCATTTCTTGTTTCACGAAACATGCTCATGATTTCTTCTTCTGTTCCAGTAACTTTAGCTGGATCTTCTAATCCCCAGTGCTGATGTTCGACAGTTGCCGGTATTACTGGACAATTTTCTAAAGCATCACCACATAAAGTAATCACTAAATCAGCTGAGTTAAGATAGTTTGTATCAATAATTTCAGACTTGTTTTTACTAATATCAATATTGATTTCATCCATTATCTTTACAGCTCTGGGATTAAGCCCGTGTGCTTCAATTCCGGCACTTCTAACTTCCCATTCATCAGAATTTAAGATTGATATTGCTAGACCATCTGCAATTTGACTACGACACGAATTACCAGTACATAGGAAATAAATTTTTTTCATTATTATAACAACTCCTTTTGAGTAAACAATTTATCTGGTCATTTAAAAGCTAGGTTAACTAATATAGTCAATGAATGTGGAAACCTTAACTAAAAGACCAATAATTAAAATAAAAGCTATAACTAAATTAATCAGAACTACTCTAACTTCAATAGCATTTCCCAAATTAACCTTACTACTAGTCAATGTGTTAATGAACATAATGAAACAACATACTATCACTATCTTAGACAAAAAGAATGTTACAAAGAACATAATAATTGGCATTACTATTCTAACAGGACTTATTAATAATTCAATATTTTTTTACAATTATCACAGACTAATTATACGAGACTTGAGCCAATTAGAGAGATAACTTAACCTTTAAACAAGCAATTGATATCTATCGTATTTAAGCTAATAGAATCATAACGAATTTCCCTAATAAACATCTGAAAAACGATGATATAAATTAAAGAAGATGATAAATATGAGGGAAATCT containing:
- the arsC gene encoding arsenate reductase (thioredoxin) — its product is MKKIYFLCTGNSCRSQIADGLAISILNSDEWEVRSAGIEAHGLNPRAVKIMDEINIDISKNKSEIIDTNYLNSADLVITLCGDALENCPVIPATVEHQHWGLEDPAKVTGTEEEIMSMFRETRNEIKDRIEKLMI
- the murC gene encoding UDP-N-acetylmuramate--L-alanine ligase produces the protein MEIHKNNTYHFVGIKGSGMSSLALLLHQKGFNVQGSDVEEYFFTQHELEKENVSIMPFSEKNIDGDLVVIAGNAFPDSHVEIKAALKKGMPVIRYHKFLGQFINDYTSIAVTGSHGKTSTTGMLAHVLSGVAPTSYLIGDGTGHGVPGAQFFAFEACEYRRHFLSYEPDYAIITNIDFDHPDYYKGIDDVFDAFQTFSSGVKKGIVAFGDDVNLRKLKTTVPIYYYGVTDKDDFQAINIERTTEGSRFDVLHNEKNIGHFIVPAYGLHNVLNALGVISIAYLEGLNMKEVSHELQTFNGVKRRFSEKQVNDMIVVDDYAHHPAEIKATIDAARQKYPGKEIIAVFQPHTFTRTIALLDEFAESLDLADKVYLCDIFGSAREDAGAVKIEDLGNKVSKGGQVLKVENLSPLLDYHEAVVIFMGAGDVQKFEAAYEKLLSSTRKNNM
- a CDS encoding CsbD family protein, which produces MTDRGFTDKVKGKAKEVAGDITNDREKKAEGLADQAVGKAKEMSSNAKDTADELVDKAKKKLDK